GCCCAGTAGCCCGGCCATTACCCTGCCCATATGCCCAGTAGCCCGGCCATTACCCTGCCCATATGCCCAGTAGCCGGGCCATTACCCTGCCCGTATGCCCAGTAGCCGGGCCATTACCCTGCCCGTATGCCCAGTAGCCCGGCCATTACCCTGCCCGTATGCCCAGTAGCCGGGCCATTACCCTGCCCATATGCCCAGTAGCCCTGCCATTACCCTGCCCATATGCCCAGTAGCCCGGCCATTACCCTGCCCATATGCCCAGTAGCGCTGCCATTACCCTGCCCATATGCCCAGTAGCCCGGCCATTACCCTGCCCGTATGCCCAGTAGCCCGGCCATTACCCTGCCCGTATGCCCAGTAGCGCTGCCATTACCCTGCCCGTATGCCCAGTAGCGCTGCCATTACCCTGCCCGTATGCCCAGTAGCCGGGCCATTACCCTGCCCATATGCCCAGTAGCACTGCCATTACCCTGCCCATATGCCCAGTAGCCGGGCCATTACCCTGCCCGTATGCCCAGTAGCCCGGCCATTACCCTGCCCATATGCCCAGTAGCGCTGCCATTACCCTGCCCATATGCCCAGTAGCCCGGCCATTACCCTGCCCGTATGCCCAGTAGCCCGGCCATTACCCTGCCCGTATGCCCAGTAGCCCGGCCATTACCCTGCCCGTATGCCCAGTAGCCCGGCCATTACCCTGCCCGTATGCCCAGTAGCCGGGCCATTACCCTACCCGTATGCCCAGTAGCCGGGCCATTACCCTGCCCGTATGCCCAGTAGCGCTGCCATTACCCTGCCCATATGCCCAGTAGCGCGGCCATTACCCTGCCCGTATGCCCAGTAGCCCGGCCATTACCCTGCCCGTATGCCCAGTAGCGCTGCCATTACCCTGCCCGTATGCCCAGTAGCCCGGCCATTACCCTGCCCGTATGCCCAGTAGCCCGGCCATTACCCCTGCCCGTATGCCCAGTAGCCGGGCCATTACCCTGCCCCGTATGCCCAGTAGCCGGGCCATTACCCTGCCCGTATGCCCAGTAGCCGGGCCATTACCCTGCCCGTATGCCCAGTAGCCGGGCCATTACCCTGCCCGTATGCCCAGTAGCCGGGCCATTACCCTGCCCGTATGCCCAGTAGCCGGGCCATTACCCTGCCCGTATGCCCAGTAGCCGGGCCATTACCCTGCCCGTATGCCCAGTAGCCGGGCCATTACCCTGCCCGTATGCCCAGTAGCCGGGCCATTACCCTGCCCATATGCCCAGTAGCCCGGCCATTACCCTGCCCATATGCCCAGTAGCCCGGCCATTaccctgccccttcccttccagGGAGCCATGTCTGTGAGTGGGTGCATAGAATAATGTGTCCCTTCCCTTCCAGGGAGCCATGTCTGTGGGCACAGGGGACAGTGCAGATGCCGGACTGTATGGCGCAGAGGAAGAGGATGTGTGTAGGTAAGTGTCCCCCAGTCCCCTGCGCTGCTACAGTGTGAGCACCTGATTGGCTCATTCACCATTAACCCTATGTTTCCATTTGCTGCCTGTGCAGGTGCATGTATTGTGCTGTGCTGGTTAGGGAAGGGTTAACCTGGGCTTAGGTTCCTTTTCCCAAAGGCGAGCCCTCCCCATGGTTATTGGGCAGAGGGTCTCAAACTGTGGGCGGAGCCAGTCTCACTAACACCATCCTTAATAGAGGAACCGCCGGTACCAACCAGAACTCCCCCCTTTGTTCTTAGTGATGGTTTGCTCCACGGTCagtatcttaaaggggaagttaactttttttatggcctatttttagcaacttttaaattggtctttatttttttagttgaattatttgccattttctttCCGTATTGTTATTACTGCGCTGCTGTCCCTTATGGTTTGTCTCAGTATTACTTAATGTAAAAGGGAACTGAACCTTCAAGAAATATTTCTAGGTGCCCCGTACGGGTGCAGTTAGACCAGCGGGTACTTGTGCCCATGATTGGCTGCCATAGCAGCGCTGGGGGCTGTTTGCCACATGTTACAGGGTAGTGCCCAGTGCCGGGTGCCCAATTAGCATTGGGAATTGGTGGCGTAATGCCCTGTATCCTACATACTCCTTATGCCCTGCTCTTGGCACCCACGTGTGGCCCCTTATTGTCCCACATGTTGGCCAGTTAGTGCCCCGCTCCCTGCTTATTCCTCTTGCACCGTCTCAGGCCAACAGACTTGTCCGAACTGCTCAAAGAGGGCACCAAAGAATCGCATAACCGGGCCGAGAATACCAAGTTTGTCAGGGATTTCCTGAAGGGGCGGATCCAGCGGGAGACATTCAAGGTAAGTGCTCAGGGGCAACTTATAGGGGCAACTTGTAGAGAGAGTCCTGTTATCCTGGGAGATCCTACTGAGCCCTGACTGGTGGCCTATAAGGGAATGATTTGGGGTACCCCTGCaactatagcagggtggctgttaccccaatatatctgtaactttgttatgggctaagggggcccagcctgaaggccagttaggggggatttggggtgagtgcttatttgtgccctgggtacccctggaactatagcggggtgactgttaccccaatgtttctatatatctgtaaccttgttatgggctaagggggcccagcctgaaggccagttagggggggatttgtggttagtgcttatttgtgccctgggtacccctggaactatagcggggtgactgttaccccaatgtttctatatatctgtaaccttgttatgggctaagggggcccagcctgaaggccagttaggggggatttgggatgagtgcttatcTGTGTCCCCCCCATATGCAGTTGGCCACGGCTGCCCTGTACTTCACTTACTCTGCGTTGGAGGAGGAGCTAGAGCGGAACAAGGAGGAGCCGGCCATCGTGCCCCTGTATTTCCCCCAGGAGCTGCACAGGAAGGAGGCGCTGGAGAGGGACCTGTGCTATTTCTATGGAGATGCCTGGGCAGAGGCCATTCAGTGCTCCGGTGCCACGGAGGCCTATGTGAGGAGGATTCGGCACTTGGGTCGGACCAGGCCGGAGCTGCTAGTCGCTCACGCTTACACCCGGTATATGGGGGACCTGTCTGGGGGCCAGATCCTGAGGAAGGTAGCCCAACGGGCTCTACACCTGCCCCCTACAGGGGAGGGCATCCAGTTCTACGTATTTGATAATGTGACCAACGCCCAGCAGTTCAAGCAGCTGTACAGAGCCCGGCTCAATGCCCTCGATTTGGACCCGGAGACCAAGGAGAGCGTCGTACAGGAGGCCAATCACGCCTTCCAGTTTAATATGCAGGTAATTCTGTTGGCTGCCTGTATAGGTGTGCCCCTGGTAAAGGAGTAAGGGGCAGTTATGTGGGCACGGGGTAGTTACCATTTCCCATATCCCCCCGCTATCCGTAGGTTTTTGAGGAACTCGATAAAATCGGCACTGCTCTTCCTGAGGCACAAGATGGAGGCCTCCCTGTGCATGATGGGAAAGGAGATATCCGGAAGTGTCCCTATTATGCTGCACAGCAAGGTGAGCTTGGGGGTTCAAGCACCCCTCTGTGTGATATTGTGGGGCTCACGTGGCCCTCGTGTCCCAGAAACCTCCCACCAAACACCCTAATTCCAAGTGTACCCCAAATACACTGCCCCATGCAACCCTCTCTGTATTGCTCTCTTTGGGGTAGTAGGGGGATGTTAGATGCACAGGTCTTACAGTCAGTAAAGGGGAAAGTGGGGGGCAGAGAAGCTGAGTAGGGGGGGCAGGGGTTCTATCATGCTgagagcatggggggggggcaggggttctAT
The genomic region above belongs to Xenopus tropicalis strain Nigerian chromosome 9, UCB_Xtro_10.0, whole genome shotgun sequence and contains:
- the hmox2 gene encoding heme oxygenase 2 — translated: MSVGTGDSADAGLYGAEEEDVCRPTDLSELLKEGTKESHNRAENTKFVRDFLKGRIQRETFKLATAALYFTYSALEEELERNKEEPAIVPLYFPQELHRKEALERDLCYFYGDAWAEAIQCSGATEAYVRRIRHLGRTRPELLVAHAYTRYMGDLSGGQILRKVAQRALHLPPTGEGIQFYVFDNVTNAQQFKQLYRARLNALDLDPETKESVVQEANHAFQFNMQVFEELDKIGTALPEAQDGGLPVHDGKGDIRKCPYYAAQQGVPGASGCPFHAAMALARLPHVQALIAAGVTAMVAFLAWYLM